The Schistocerca cancellata isolate TAMUIC-IGC-003103 chromosome 4, iqSchCanc2.1, whole genome shotgun sequence genome contains a region encoding:
- the LOC126183957 gene encoding uncharacterized protein LOC126183957: MGKTQIWGKRKYGENANMGKTQIWGKRKYGENANMGKMQIWGKRKYGKNANMGKTQIWGKRKYGENAKMGKTQRWGKRKDGENANMGKTQIWGKRKYGENVNMGKAQIWGKRKYGESANMVKTQIWGKRKYGENANMGKTEILEIRKYGTNANTGKTQIWEKRKYGKNANMGKTQIWERRKYGKDANMGKTQIWQRRKYGKDANTGKTQIYGKR, encoded by the coding sequence atggggaaaacacaaatatggggaaaacgcaaatatggggaaaacgcaaatatggggaaaacgcaaatatggggaaaacgcaaatatggggaaaacgcaaatatggggaaaatgcaaatatggggaaaacgcaaatatgggaaaaacgcaaatatggggaaaacgcaaatatggggaaaacgcaaatatggggaaaacgcaaagatggggaaaacgcaaagatggggaaaacgcaaagatggggaaaacgcaaatatggggaaaacgcaaatatggggaaaacgcaaatatggggaaaacgtaaatatggggaaagcgcaaatatggggaaagcgcaaatatggggaaagcgcaaatatggttaaaacgcaaatatggggaaaacgcaaatatggggaaaatgcaaatatggggaaaacggaaatactggaaatacgcaaatatgggacaaacgcaaatacgggaaaaacgcaaatatgggaaaaacgcaaatatgggaaaaacgcaaatatgggaaagacgcaaatatgggaaagacgcaaatatgggaaagacgcaaatatgggaaagacgcaaatatggcaaagacgcaaatacgggaaagacgcaaatacgggaaaaacgcaaatatatggaaaacgctaa
- the LOC126183958 gene encoding uncharacterized protein LOC126183958: MGKTKIWGKRKYGENANMGKTQIWGKRKYGENANMGKTQIWGKRKYGENANMGKTQIWEKRKYGKNANMGKTQIWGKRKYGENANMGKTQIWGKRKYGENANMGKTQIWGKRKDGENAKMGKTQRWGKRKYGESANMGKAQIWLKRKYGENANMGKTQIWGNGNTGNTQIWDKRKYGKNANMGKTQIWEKRKYGKNANMGKTQIWEKRKYGKNANMGKAQIWQRRKYLKDANMGKMQTREKRKYMENANMGKTQIWGK; encoded by the coding sequence atggggaaaacgaaaatatggggaaaacgcaaatatggggaaaacgcaaatatggggaaaacgcaaatatggggaaaacgcaaatatggggaaaacgcaaatatggggaaaacgcaaatatggggaaaacgcaaatatggggaaaatgcaaatatggggaaaacgcaaatatgggaaaaacgcaaatatgggaaaaacgcaaatatggggaaaacgcaaatatggggaaaacgcaaatatggggaaaatgcaaatatgggaaaaacgcaaatatggggaaaacgcaaatatggggaaaacgcaaatatggggaaaacgcaaatatggggaaaacgcaaagatggggaaaacgcaaagatggggaaaacgcaaagatggggaaaacgcaaatatggggaaagcgcaaatatggggaaagcgcaaatatggttaaaacgcaaatatggggaaaacgcaaatatggggaaaacgcaaatatggggaaacggAAATactggaaatacgcaaatatgggacaaacgcaaatacgggaaaaacgcaaatatgggaaaaacgcaaatatgggaaaaacgcaaatatgggaaaaacgcaaatatgggaaaaacgcaaatatgggaaaaacgcaaatatgggaaaaacgcaaatatgggaaaggcgcaaatatggcaaagacgcaaatatttgaaagacgcaaatatgggaaagatgcaaacacgggaaaaacgcaaatatatggaaaacgctaatatggggaaaacgcaaatatggggaaaatga
- the LOC126183959 gene encoding LWamide neuropeptides-like: MGKPQIWENRKYGKTANMGKPQIWEKRKYGKNANMGKTQIWEKRKYGKNANMGKTQIWEKRKYGKNANMGKTQIWENRKYGKIANMGKTLTWGKRKYGENANMGKTQIWGKRKYGENANMGKTQIWGKRKYGENANMGKTQIWGKRKYGENANMGKTQIWGKRKYGENANMRKTQILRKRNYGENAIMGKTQLWGKRNYGENAIMGKTQLWGKRNYGENAIMGKTQLRGKRNYGENAIMGKTQIWGKRNYGENANMGKTQIWGKRKYGENANMGKTQLWANTNMGKTQIFGKRKYGENANMGKTQIWGKRKYGENAKMGKTQIWGKRKYGENANMGKTQIWGKRKYGENANMGETQIWGKRKYGENANMGKTQIRGKCKYGENANIGKTQI; encoded by the coding sequence atgggaaaaccgcaaatatgggaaaaccgcaaatatgggaaaaccgcaaatatgggaaaaccgcaaatatgggaaaaacgcaaatatgggaaaaacgcaaatatgggaaaaacgcaaatatgggaaaaacgcaaatatgggaaaaacgcaaatatgggaaaaacgcaaatatgggaaaaacgcaaatatgggaaaaacgcaaatatgggaaaaacgcaaatatgggaaaatcgcaaatatgggaaaatcgcaaacatggggaaaacgctaacatggggaaaacgcaaatatggggaaaacgcaaatatggggaaaacgcaaatatggggaaaacgcaaatatggggaaaacgcaaatatggggaaaacgcaaatatggggaaaacgcaaatatggggaaaacgcaaatatggggaaaacgcaaatatggggaaaacgcaaatatggggaaaacgcaaatatggggaaaacgcaaatatggggaaaacgcaaatatggggaaaacgcaaatatgcggaaaacgcaaatattgagaaaacgcaattatggggaaaacgcaattatggggaaaacgcaattatggggaaaacgcaattatggagaaaacgcaattatggggaaaacgcaattatggggaaaacgcaattatggggaaaacgcaattatggggaaaacgcaattaaggggaaaacgcaattatggggaaaacgcaattatggggaaaacgcaaatatggggaaaacgcaattatggggaaaacgcaaatatggggaaaacgcaaatatggggaaaacgcaaatatggggaaaatgcaaatatggggaaaacgcaattatgggcaaacacaaatatggggaaaacgcaaatatttggaaaacgcaaatatggggaaaacgcaaatatggggaaaacgcaaatatggggaaaacgcaaatatggggaaaacgcaaaaatggggaaaacgcaaatatggggaaaacgcaaatatggggaaaacgcaaatatggggaaaacgcaaatatggggaaaacgcaaatatggggaaaacgcaaatatgggggaaacgcaaatatgggggaaacgcaaatatggggaaaacgcaaatatggggaaaacgcaaatacggggaaaatgcaaatatggggaaaacgcaaatatagggaaaacgcaaatatag
- the LOC126183960 gene encoding LWamide neuropeptides-like, whose product MGKTQIWGKRKYGENANMGKTQIWGKRKYGENANMGKTQIWGKRKYGENANMGKTLIWGKRKYGENANMGKTQIWEKRKYGENANMGITQIWGKRKYGENENMGKTQRWGKRKDGENAKMGKTQRWGKRKDGENANMGKTQIWGKRKYGENANMGKAQIWEKRKYGRNANMGKKQIWEKRKYGNNANTGKTQICENAKMGEDKIVVHEIYGKTANMGKPQIWENRKYGKNANMGKTQIWEKRKYGKNANMGKTQIWEKRKYGKNANMGKSQIWGKRKYGENANMGKTQIWDKR is encoded by the exons atggggaaaacgcaaatatggggaaaacgcaaatatggggaaaacgcaaatatggggaaaacgcaaatatggggaaaacgcaaatatggggaaaacgcaaatatggggaaaacgcaaatatggggtaaacgcaaatatggggaaaacgcaaatatggggaaaacgctaatatggggaaaacgcaaatatggggaaaacgcaaatatggggaaaacgcaaatatgggaaaaacgcaaatatggggaaaacgcaaatatggggataacgcaaatatggggaaaacgaaaatatggggaaaacgaaaatatggggaaaacgcaaagatggggaaaacgcaaagatggggaaaacgcaaagatggggaaaacgcaaagatggggaaaacgcaaagatggggaaaacgcaaatatggggaaaacgcaaatatggggaaaacgcaaatatggggaaaacgcaaatatggggaaagcgcaaatatgggaaaaacgcaaatatgggaggaacgcaaatatgggaaaaaagcaaatatgggaaaaacgcaaatatgggaataacgcaaatacgggaaaaacgcaaatatgtgaaaatgcaaaaatgggagaagataaaattgtg gttcacgagatatatgggaaaaccgcaaatatgggaaaaccgcaaatatgggaaaaccgcaaatatgggaaaaacgcaaatatgggaaaaacgcaaatatgggaaaaacgcaaatatgggaaaaacgcaaatatgggaaaaacgcaaatatgggaaaaacgcaaatatgggaaaaacgcaaatatgggaaaatcgcaaatatggggaaaacgcaaatatggggaaaacgcaaatatggggaaaacgcaaatatgggataaacgctaa
- the LOC126183961 gene encoding LWamide neuropeptides-like, producing the protein MGKPQIWENRKYGKTANMGKPQIWENRKYGKTANMGKPQIWENRKYGKNANMGKTQIWGKRKYGENANMGKTQIWGKRKYGENANMGKTQIWGKRKYGENANMGKTQIWGKRKYGENANMGKTQIWGKRKYGENANMGKTQIWGKRNYGENAIMGKTQLWGKRNYGENAIMGKTQLWGKRNYGENAIIGKTQLWGKRIYGENAIMGKTQLWGKRNYGENAIMGKTQIWGKRKYGENANMGKTQIWGKRKYGENANMGKMQIWGKRNYGETQIWGNANMGKTQIWGKRKYGENANMGKTQIWGKRKYGENAKMGKTQKWGKRKYGENANMGKTQIWGKRKYRENANIGKTQI; encoded by the coding sequence atgggaaaaccgcaaatatgggaaaaccgcaaatatgggaaaaccgcaaatatgggaaaaccgcaaatatgggaaaaccgcaaatatgggaaaaccgcaaatatgggaaaaccgcaaatatgggaaaaccgcaaatatgggaaaaacgcaaatatgggaaaaacgcaaatatggggaaaacgcaaatatggggaaaacgcaaatatggggaaaacgcaaatatggggaaaacgcaaatatggggaaaacgcaaatatggggaaaacgcaaatatggggaaaacgcaaatatggggaaaacgcaaatatggggaaaacgcaaatatggggaaaacgcaaatatggggaaaacgcaaatatggggaaaacgcaaatatggggaaaacgcaaatatggggaaaacgcaaatatggggaaaacgcaaatatggggaaaacgcaattatggggaaaacgcaattatggggaaaacgcaattatggggaaaacgcaattatggggaaaacgcaattatggggaaaacgcaattatggggaaaacgcaattatggggaaaacgcaattattgggaaaacgcaattatggggaaaacgcatttatggggaaaacgcaattatggggaaaacgcaattatggggaaaacgcaattatggggaaaacgcaattatggggaaaacgcaaatatggggaaaacgcaaatatggggaaaacgcaaatatggggaaaacgcaaatatggggaaaacgcaaatatggggaaaacgcaaatatggggaaaatgcaaatatggggaaaacgcaattatggggaaacgcaaatatggggaaacgcaaatatggggaaaacgcaaatatggggaaaacgcaaatatggggaaaacgcaaatatggggaaaacgcaaatatggggaaaacgcaaatatggggaaaacgcaaaaatggggaaaacgcaaaaatggggaaaacgcaaatatggggaaaacgcaaatatggggaaaacgcaaatatggggaaaacgcaaatatagggaaaacgcaaatatagggaaaacgcaaatatag
- the LOC126183962 gene encoding uncharacterized protein LOC126183962: protein MGKTQIWGKRKYGENANMGKTQIWGKRKYGENANMGKTQIWGKRKYGENANMGKTQIWGKRKDGENAKMGKTQIWGKRKYGENANMGKTQIWGKRKYGESANMVKTQIWGKRKYGENANMGKTQIWGKRKYWKYANMGQTQIREKRKDGKNANMGKTQIWEKRKYGKNANMGKTQIWERRKYGKDANMGKTQIWQRRKYGKDANMAKTQIWQRRKYGKNANIWKTLIWGKRKYGENENMGKTQIWE from the coding sequence atggggaaaacgcaaatatggggaaaacgcaaatatggggaaaacgcaaatatggggaaaacgcaaatatggggaaaacgcaaatatggggaaaacgcaaatatgggaaaaacgcaaatatggggaaaacgcaaatatggggaaaacgcaaatatggggaaaacgcaaatatggggaaaacgcaaagatggggaaaacgcaaagatggggaaaacgcaaatatggggaaaacgcaaatatggggaaaacgcaaatatggggaaaacgcaaatatggggaaagcgcaaatatggggaaagcgcaaatatggttaaaacgcaaatatggggaaaacgcaaatatggggaaaacgcaaatatggggaaaacgcaaatatggggaaaacggaaatactggaaatacgcaaatatgggacaaacgcaaatacgggaaaaacgcaaagacgggaaaaacgcaaatatgggaaaaacgcaaatatgggaaaaacgcaaatatgggaaaaacgcaaatatgggaaagacgcaaatatgggaaagacgcaaatatggcaaagacgcaaatatgggaaagacgcaaatatggcaaagacgcaaatatggcaaagacgcaaatatggcaaagacgcaaatatggcaaagacgcaaatacgggaaaaacgcaaatatatggaaaacgctaatatggggaaaacgcaaatatggggaaaatgaaaatatgggaaaaacgcaaatatgggaataa
- the LOC126183963 gene encoding LWamide neuropeptides-like → MGKPQIWENRKYGKAANMGKPQIWENRKYGKTANMGKPQIWEKRKYGENANMGKTQIWGKRKYGENANMGKTQIWGKRKYGENANMGKTQIWGKRKYGENASMGKTQIWGKRKYGENANMGKTQIWGKRIYGENANMGKTQIWGKRKYGENANMGKTQIWGKRNYGENAIMGKTQLWGKRNYGENAIMGKTQLLGKRNYGENAIMGKTQLWGKRNYGENAIMGKTQLWGKRNYGENAIMGKTQIWGKRKYGENANMGKTQIWGKCKYGENAIMGKRKYGENANMGKTQIWGKRKYGENANMGKTQKWGKRKNGENANMGKTQKWGKRKYRENANIGKTQI, encoded by the coding sequence atgggaaaaccgcaaatatgggaaaaccgcaaatatgggaaagccgcaaatatgggaaaaccgcaaatatgggaaaaccgcaaatatgggaaaaccgcaaatatgggaaaaccgcaaatatgggaaaaacgcaaatatggggaaaacgcaaatatggggaaaacgcaaatatggggaaaacgcaaatatggggaaaacgcaaatatggggaaaacgcaaatatggggaaaacgcaaatatggggaaaacgcaaatatggggaaaacgcaaatatggggaaaacgcaaatatggggaaaacgcaagtatggggaaaacgcaaatatggggaaaacgcaaatatggggaaaacgcaaatatggggaaaacgcaaatatggggaaaacgcatatatggggaaaacgcaaatatggggaaaacgcaaatatggggaaaacgcaaatatggggaaaacgcaaatatggggaaaacgcaaatatggggaaaacgcaattatggggaaaacgcaattatggggaaaacgcaattatggggaaaacgcaattatggggaaaacgcaattatggggaaaacgcaattattgggaaaacgcaattatggggaaaacgcaattatggggaaaacgcaattatggggaaaacgcaattatggggaaaacgcaattatggggaaaacgcaattatggggaaaacgcaattatggggaaaacgcaattatggggaaaacgcaaatatggggaaaacgcaaatatggggaaaacgcaaatatggggaaaacgcaaatatggggaaaatgcaaatatggggaaaacgcaattatgggcaaacgcaaatatggggaaaacgcaaatatggggaaaacgcaaatatggggaaaacgcaaatatggggaaaacgcaaatatggggaaaacgcaaaaatggggaaaacgcaaaaatggggaaaacgcaaatatggggaaaacgcaaaaatggggaaaacgcaaatatagggaaaacgcaaatatagggaaaacgcaaatatag